The Juglans regia cultivar Chandler chromosome 16, Walnut 2.0, whole genome shotgun sequence nucleotide sequence TTAGGTCcagtttggatacacaaaatcatctctatctcattattataatttttccaaactaccatataaaatataataataattcaactttttcaagtctcaaaataaaaattatattaaaaaattatattctaataatattttattcaacttttaacaaaacaatcTTCACATGGTTTAACAATACGttggaaattttttaaaatttgatacgCCTCAGGTCCTACCATTCAATATATGGTAATATATAAGATTAAAGGGGGCGTCTTCTACTTGACTTGCTTGCAAGTAAAAAGTAGTACAAATTTTGCGTGCTtttaaaaaacctaaaatttagttaaaaagatcAAATTTTTAAGAGTCACCGAATAAATCTCCTAAAGATGTGTCCCGaatagtacattttttttttctttttattttctttattttcatgttttttttaattatcataaacatttttaaaaaataaatacaaaatttataacatcattaaaaaatacttccttaatcactaagtaaaaaataaataaataaattcgagACAGTTTCGGGACTCAACTTTCAGTAGATTTAGCATTTCcgaatttttaaacaaaacatcaCACCATATTACTGTATGTAGATGGAGTTACTCaaaatttgttttcacaatcattctcgTCTCATCTCGTATcattattatatcttttttttaaattctcacataaaataaaataaataatttaatttttttaaattttaaaacaaaaataatattaaaaatatatattctaataatattttattcaattttttcaattcatctcattttatctataaaaacaaactatttCGATAAATTTATATCTCGTTCGTTTTTTTATACAAGAGATTTTCTATGGTGGAAAGAAAGCATGCGCTTGGAATGGACTTTTGGTCGATATCAgctagaaattttaaaaaatataacagcccgtttgaattcaaaaaatattttatctcattttatcattataattcttttaaattctgataaaaaaatattataaataattcaactttttcaaatttcaatttaatttttttaaatattaaaataataataatattaaaaaataatattttgttccacttttatctaaaataattttatctcattctaAATCCAAACCGGCCAGAGATTCAAGATGTAGAGGTTAATTTCAATCGGCTTGTAACGGCTACACTCCGTTTTTAAGTCAGGTACTTGGGTAATTGAATTGAATATTTCCAGGTCAGGGACAGAAAAGGCAGACCAAACTTTTTACGACGAGGTAAGTTCTTTTTTACGCCTAAACTCGATCGCCTCGCCTAGCCTCCATCACGATGTTCAAAACCTTACCTTTCTGATTAAAAGCGATTCTCCCttcatcacaaaataatttatttgaactGTACCAAGTAGCAACACCAAAACTAAATTCAGTAGGGCCCCAATAATCCAGAAATGAATGAGAAAATACAACCCCAAAGGACAATGTGTCATCCCCCATGACCCCAGTTCACCTGCTGCGACTGCATTGCATTACTATAAAGCACAGAAGTGGCAGGCCCAGCGCCCTCAAGTATTTATCCCTTTACAGACTAATTTTTTGAACTCTTTTATTGCATCCAACAATCCAAATCATAGAGCAGCTAGGGAAACATAATCTTACAGTTGTGTAGGCAACAAAGTTAAATTGCATGAGATTATCAGATTCAGGAAGCAGAGACCTATTTGTACAGGGAAATTTTGGGTTTTCAGGAGATTTATTGGTTGGACAATATCCATTAAGTTAGGCGATTGCACCCAGAAACATAGGGTACCGAACCCAGATCAGTGATCTTGGGAAGAACAATTAAAATTGGAATCCGAAGCAGTCCAGCCAAAAAAACTGGAATCAGAGAGCATAGAAAATCGCATCCCATTGACATTGAGAAAAGGAGAACCGATTAAATGAAAGAGCAATGCGGTATTATAACATCCCCAGTTAAAAATATCTGAACTGGTTGGCCCACTTCAGAAATGATCTTCACCAACGCAAAAGGAAGTTCTTAATTAAGCAACACTTAATCATTACTACCTCCCCATCACCCCAGAAAACGGAAAAATATGAACACTTTCCAGTCATACCGCCGAGAAAAATTACTCCCACCGACCAATATATATGGCCCAGGCAATGCGAACCAACACAAAGGACAGAGAACCTTCAAatgtaccaaaaaaaaaaacagggatTCATTCAGACTTTCACCATATCCACATTGGGATTTCGAGTACGAAACAAAACCCACCACCAAAAATATGTTTCCATTTCCTTCTAAAATCTTTGCCTTTTGGGGGGCTCGAAAACTTGAACCACAAtagaaattaaccaaaaattaatatgaggaattgaaaattttgaccTACGCATTCGGACTCCAAAGGCTCCACAAACGAGAATTGAATATACACAGCACGTCCGGCAGTACCTTTCTGGCCAAACCCTTGTGGTTGTTGCTGTTGCCCGCAGCCCTCAATGCCGGTTCAGCCACCGTAGCCTCCTCGTCCTCGTACTTCTCTTCCATAACCTCTTCAACAGCCACCTCATACTCTATATTATTGTCCTTACCATTCCCTTTGACAACCTCGTCGACCTTGTCGGTCCAGCTCACCGAATCCACTTCCTTCTCCGGAGAAGTCACATAAAAACCACAGCTTTCCTCAATCTCCTGTGGCGTCAAAGTCTCCGAAACATCGGCCGACTTTTCTGGTGAGCGGCGGCTTGACGGTTTCTCTCTGCGTTTACCTCTGCTGTTGACCTTCTTTGACTGCTCGCCTTGGGCCAAGTGGTCCTCGAAAGCCTCGATGGCCCGGTGGATGAGCTCGCGATTGGGAGAGGAGTCCCATCTGAACCAGTAGCTAGTGTAGCAGTCGAAGCAGTCGCAGTCGAACATCGGCGGTCTGTGGGAGCTGTTACTGTTCCTGGTGTTGTAGCTTCTGCTTGGGGGTTTTTTGGAGGTTTTTTTCTTGGAATCTTGGACGATTGGAGACAAAGTAGTGGGTTTCAAGGAGGGAGTAATCATATAGGCCAGGACTTCACGGTCCTCCAGGGAGAGCACAGAGGCTAGAGCAAGAATGGCCGCCGGGAGGAGCTTCAACACGGCGGGAAAATCTCCATCAAAAGGGCAGGTAATCGCAGTCGAcgtcgaagaagaagaagaagaagaaggagacgGGTATACTTtacctttctttattttcatctttgCTTATTGTTTCGGATGAGAGTGTAGATTTTGATGGGCTACGGAGTAAAAGAGAacagagaaatagagagagggGGGCAGTGATAgggttttaatttaatttcacttGATAGACAAGGCAGAAGGGGTACGTAGAGGTGACCGTTCGTTGCAGAGAACAGTTGCCCACACTCTGTTATCCGGTGAGCGTGTAGACACGGCGAGGAAGGAGTCTTGTAAACTTTCAAGTGAAAGGTTAcgattattattctttttaactcattttatttaattattataaattttttaaatttttatataaaataaataatttaatttttttaaatcttaatataaaaataatattaaaaatatatattttaataatattttatttaatttttaacttttatctcatctcatcttatatataaaaacaaatatttaaataataaaatgagataaaataattttagataaaagttaaaaattgaataaaatattattagaatattattttttaatattattattattttgagatttaaaaaaattaaattgagatttaaaaaattaaattatttattgtattttatgtagtaatttaaaaaaattataataattaaataaaatgagttgatatgatttctcaatccaaacaggatctagagttaaaaataaaataaaatattattttctaatattatcatttttttgacatttgaaatagttgatttttttattatattttgtataaaaatttaaaataataaaatgagatgaaacgattttaaatccaaacgggATTTGCGTTAGTAAGGAGACATTCACTTTTATTAACAGGCATTTTGatgttatttataaatgatttattttctttttattatttacatatcatATGAGATTAACTcaactttcttattttaaaaaatatattttaaaaattgaaactataaaaaatgctcttgaaaataatttcaaagagTATTTCTTTCCacgttttaaatagaaaataagtatTGGTTtgattaattagtttagaaagaataaaatttaaaaatttaaaaaaattaaaaataagtgtgatatatagtgtatatgaatgatgagtaacaaattAGCAACACTTTAACATGTaaaatcttctctctctattttgggTATAGCAGCTTCCAGTAAGAAGAGTAGGTTTTTCCTAAACTAAGAGAAGGTTTTGATAGTAAattgatatgaaagttgaaagttaaataaaatattattataatattatttttgttttaggatttgaaaattttaaatttttttttataatattttgtttaaaaatttgaaaaaaaatataataattagatcagatgagataaattaagataattttgatattcagACAATGCTTAAGAATCGCACATTTTAGATGTAAGTTATGTAAATTCGATCTTATGATTTACATATTGTTTAATAAGATCGACATATTGTTTAAGCataatatttgagatttatacTGCGTTTTAGTGTTGACATGATTTTACATGATCTGAGTTTATATGTGAATAGTTGTGTTTTGTAAATCTAATTGAGACGTGATTGAATGTACAAAATATGTTAAGATatatgtttaaatgtatgaaacaagttcaaaatatattttaatttttttatgagaaattaaaaaataataataaggtctcgtttggtttaACAAATCATCTcgtcttatttaattattataaatttctcaaactcccacataaaatacaataaataatttaattttttaaatctcgaactaaaattatattttaataatattttattcaacttttaatttttatctcatttcatcttatttgtataattaaaCAATATCTAAAtcttatttgtaattaatttgagatagtTTAGGCCCCGTTTAAataatgaaagtgtttcatctcatatcattattataattttcttaaattactacataaaatataataaacaatttaatttttttaaattttaaaatgataattatattaaaaaaataatattataatattattttatttatcttttatcttatatCACTTCatataatctcaactcactatcctaTCTAAttcttatatgattttgtacGTGTGATTGCATGTGATGTGAGTGCTGTCTCAACGAGTAAAAGTCTTGATCAGCAATTTATTAGAGCATttccaatgatttttttatcttatattttaaaatacatcatcaaaatttatttgttttattttatatatttattttttacaataggtcatacatcaacttatctatttttttattatatcatttaaatattatttttttaatattttttattcattttaaatatttatcccaatattattattatattgggatttgaaaattttgaattaagatttgaaaaagttgaattatttattatattttatatagaaatttgaaaaatatgtaataatgagatgagatgagaattttgtgtctcatttCACCCTCCAAATCTACCCTAATAAACAAAAGCAGCAAAGAAAAAAgtctaaaagagaaaaaataattaaaaatattttagagttatgaaCATTATTCTTTACATTTAAAGAATTagtataataaaatgtaaaataaagattaaaaaaaaatctatggaatttttttatattttacggaaaaatatgttttacatCATTGTGGATGTTGTTACATTTTGGGTTTTTAAGGGGATTGATTGCAAAATTGGCGAGGAATGGGGATGCTTTTTGTGGGCGCGTGGCGGTGTATAGCAAGTGAGGTAGCAACTCGGTTCAGGTGAGGAGGGGCCAAAGGTCTACAGCTCCATTGCCCAGTGCTCTGCGCCTCtgctcatcactctctctctctctctctctctcactctcacagCCTTTTGTATTTGCCCTTTTTTGGGACAAGTGCACAACCCTGGACAGTGATTGGGCTTAGGGATATTTCAAGGTTCCGAAGGGCAAAACAGACTTTTCGGGATCGTGATTGATAAGGACAACCGACCAAAGTAATAGAGAGAGCGGTGTGTTTATTTGGGGAATCAATTTCTAGTCAAAAacaatactatattatataacacaAGCTGTCCACAAATTACCTTTAATTTAGGATTTCCTTAAAAGAACCAAAGACTCGAAGATTGAGGATAAATAATGTCGCGATAATTATCTGAACAAAAGTATTATTGTATTGGACAATAACGACAATGCAAGGACCTTGTGAAACCTGTCATTCATCTAACGCTTagtatattttcacaatttattttaatttaatttatttaattattataatttttttaaattattatatataataaaataaataatttagtattttcaaatcttaaaataataataatatttaaaaaaatatttaataatattttatttaatttttaattttaatcttaactcatctcatctacaaaatcaaacgagacctaaattgagaaaatctatttataaatttaaatttttttatatattcaacacaattttttatatcgttaaaaataattaaatttttattatttttaaaagaaattataataaattttattataaattatggaTTAACACAATTTAAATATGACAAACCTCATTTATTGTGATCATtcactatattttaaattaataatattttaattattattttgactaacaGGTacataatctaatataaaaatcTCTCTAATAGATAAAAGgtaaaatatgtgattttaacCCAATTTTATATTTGTCTTTACTACACTAATGCTAATGGTATAGGTTTACCTATTtcttaatgaaaaaatttaattataagcgaTTCAATACACTAATATGTAcacttaattaatatgattggtcagaaaatagattttattaaaaatagtactaatttaaatttaaaatatgaagataataaCATTAATACGTAAACTTATTTATACGTAACAAAACTCTTCCTTAATATGAATCATTTGTACCATTTTATCCGATACTATAAGTGCAGGTAATGTTTGTTCTTAAGGAATTAAGTATTCTTGCATCCTGATTATATATCCTCCTTCTGTTTTTATCGAGTGATGGTATAAAAGATCCTCCATAACTTTAATGGCAGCAATAAAGGACTACCGATGATCGCTTTCCACCTTTTGAGTCATTATTTTCAGAAGGACTCTTGCCAATTTACTTCACTTGGCATCAGCATGACAGCAACCTCTCTTTCAACTGTTCATCTTCTGATCTACTCGGCTCCGCCACCAACACTATCAAAGCTTATGAATGGTATTATATTATTCACTCTCTAAATatgattttactatttttttatctctcgtactcaataaaattaactttgtgaaattatattaaaatgattttgatatttaaaatttatattaagttgataatacaaaatattttttaagtacatattaatattgattGATATAATTggtaattttgatatatgagattgataatatttagatatatgaaattgatatttttaaacacaaagtgctaattgtaaaatatataaaaaataataattttaagaaaaaataaaaataaaaatattttattattttttattcataatctaatatgagaatttttttaatacgtaaaatcaatattcaaaagatgtgattttgaaaatgaatatagAGAAatcaatgctagtgctctaaaAGTATTaacattggcttcatcaaaatcatcttcaaaatttgatgaaaaatatattttttttttaaattcaaaatctctctatctataatctcacattggattagctattagattcatcaaaatataatataatataatattacttttttaataataatatttttattttttttcatattttacaattatactaaccatatatatatattaataatttaatttgatatttaaattattgtttcccaactaattttttttcttaacctAATTACCTAACAAACACATTTcacaaactaatttttaaacCCAAATTAATAGTCTTCTATATTTTGTAATCAAATAATAAGATAGATTTATGAATAATGAGTCtttaaatatgaagatgaaactAAATTTCTTGTAGCTCAAAACttaagttttgagttttagCCAATCTAATGCCGGCATCTTTACTCTTAATCCattcaaattttagacttttcttcattttaccGAATTCGCTGTCAGTGCTCTAATGTGTTTTAAGTATGGCTAATGCAATATTCAGTTTTAAAGTGTACAGTATCCTTATtatctctataaaaaaatagatgacattattaaaaaattatttttttacataaattttaaattattttttttcaaaaaaaattaaagagatacACGAAAACTGATAGTTccataattgtaaatatatatatatatatatatttcaaaagttttgtACTTCTCTATCAGACACGGAAGGagaatcccaacaattttaatatttaaattttaatttatgagatCGAGAGCACTTTGGTAACTCCCCTCCATTttacctttttgttttctttttgttcgtTATTATGTACcattttaattagtttgagatgatTGAAGAGGCTCTCAATTCTATCCTTTTGTCTCATTTTCAATAAAAGATATggttaacaaaaaaataataagaaacaCTATACAATAACCAACCTCTTAAGACTCGAGAGTGGTTGATAGGCGATTAAAGAGACATATACGAGAAGCCCACTTAAAagtaaagagtaatgttacatatagttgTAGAGTATGTAAGTATattataatcgttttaaaaaaaatgagatttattattaaaagattaatttttatttttatgtaggtatcgtatatatttatttttttaaaatgattatgtagcgcttacacactcacgattgtaactataatttctcttaaataaaacacataattTGTGATGACACTAAGAAGTATATATACGCGGATAGAGATTATCTCGTGAGAAATTCACGCCAATTAAAAAGGTGAGAAGGAACATCGTCATGATTCCTCTATGTTGTGCACCTCAaattctataatatattatctagATTTGTAGAGAGACTCTAAGTACTTCTCTTACTGATTTAACTATTGGAAGTATTCCCATTAGAATCATATGCATTGCCGGCACtcttacaaattatctcaaacaATTGGCATACTTCATTTTGCTTAGGTTAGTAGTGTATGCTGATATTCTTTGATAATCTAATTAGCCTGAGGATTGCATAACGGTATCTAGATTTATTCAAGActgaataatgttacatataattatacaaatataaatgttatgcagttattttaaaaaagaaataaaatttattattaaaaatttaatttttattttatataaattttatatttatttatttttttaaaaacgattACATAACACTTCCAcattcacaattataattatcatttcacTTATATAAATGGGCTGTGATCAAAGGACTCTTATATATACTGACATCATGCTACTTCCTAGTACCCACGGGTATTTTTcctccttcctttttttctttttccacttcaTAACTTAAtgataaaatctttttttttttttttctttttctgaaaaagagagaacaTAGTGGGCTCTGCAGACGCCTCTGCTGTCAGCAGCGCTTACAAGCAATCACGTCactttcataatattttttacaataatattttaaaaaatgagtattattataaattataaaaataatattattttattaaaatatctttattttacaatatatgttaataaaatatattataaaatgttatttagatatcattactctttttaattgtaaatttgtaatcaTGATCAAGAAATTGATGACTCTGCTAATAAGCTTTGTAATTAGACAATGTTTTCAATCACAAGAGACATTCAATTTTTACTTCAGAACTTTTAAGAATGgcgaaaaaaaaatacattgattACAAAATTGATATAAGCATAACCTTGAGCAATGGACAGTCTCCAATCAAGCACAAGGAGGCTTACAACTCATGTAGATCCCTCAACTATTCTGGAATTCCACAGCTGCAGAGACCCTCCCTTTCATGGCCATAGCATGTAGCTTATAGTTTTTAGATTTGTTCTTAATGTTTTGTATTAAACTGGGTccttttactttgttttttctaCAATGGAATGAatcttgctttaaaaaaaaaaaaaagaagctctGTAATCATCACGAGTCTTTACTGTCGTAGACATCAAAACTCGTGACAAGAACATAATCAtccaaatttggaaaataaGTGGAAAGATTCCTATCAAAAGCTAGAAGATGGAAAtcttatttttgaaaacttcaatTAACGCTGTTACAGAAAAGATGGCCCTGATTTTGCAAGAAACTACACATGGCAAGCAGATCGAATGCTTAGATGCACTGGAAAAGGAATTAGCTAGCGCGCGTCTCTTGATCTTCcctttccaaaacaaaattatggTACCAAAACTATGACACCAATTAACTAAGTACGTACAGAACTATTAATCATCCTTCTTATCTGTTGTTTGGGATTTGTTGATGGCTGCAGATCGCTTCTCCTCCAGAGTCTTTGCATGAACCTCGTCTCTCTCCCTGAAATACTTCTCGAAAGCACCCGGAAGGAATTTAGGAATCAAGAATCCAAACAAATTGGTGGAGAAATACACCAGATTTGCAACTGCAAGGCTCCTCCCAAACCAAAACCAAGCAATGTCCTACGCCACGGTCGACACAACAAAATCAATCAGATTATCAACACAAACATGAAGCTATGAAAACTAGTCCGGTTGAGAGAATTTACCTTAAGTTGTGCATTTAGAGGCAGTGTTTGGTTGGTCCAGACGTCCTTTACCCAATCAGTGATCACAAAGATCCTCCGGGCTGTATACAGAAAAGGAACTAATGCCCTCACCGGTGGGGAGAATAAAGATAATCCACAAACAATGTTCTCAGTCAGTATCTGAAAAGAGAGCAAGAACAGGTGCGGCGTGACTGACCGGACTGCATGGTCATCTCCCCTCGCAAACCCACCCAAGACGTACGCCAGCGGAAAGAACAGCCCTATTGTGGTTCCCAAAACCTCGTAGAACCTAAACAACTTGCTTCCCATGAAAATTTCAGGCGACCCGGAGCTGGTACTGCCACGGGAAGGGAAGACCCAGCGTGAGAGTAGTAGAAGATAGGCTGAGGTGAATGCGGGGAAGACGAGATCGAGGAGTGGGACAAGACCACTAACTGAGAAAACAATGATGAATGCTACGAGTTGGAGTTCTATTACACGCAGTGATCCCAATATACCTCCCACCAACGACTGGTTCTGCTTCTTCTGGTTGTGGGGGAAGGGCTGTTTTTGGGGTGGTTTTGTGGCTGCACTTATGCTGGTTACGTCAGGGTCTGTCCGAGGAGCCACTGCTAGAGATACCCCCGACATTTCTTCCTTTGCTAATGTTGTTAGTGTTTCTTGCTTGATTGGGTTGGCTGTTTTTTGAGATTCAGATCTTCTTCGTGTTAGTGAAAcccgaaaagaaaaaaagaagcaagCTTCAATGGTGATTAGTGACTGGTGATTTTTCAACTCACTCTTTCAGAATAACACACAATAAAACCAAATGAAGagtaaatagaaagaaaaagaaaagacaaacagATCTTACTGATAATAGGAGCGAGAGCACAAGTGATTAACTCAAAAACCGAGTCCTCCGAACCAAAAGACGAGAAGAAAGGGTCATGGGCGAGGATTTGTGTATCCACGAAGAGCGGGTGTCTACAACGCCACGAAGACACGTGGGTGAGAATTCCACGTGGAGAAATCCCTGTCCAACATGTGCCAACGCTTCTAGTTTTGGGTTTATCACTTTCTCTTTTGATGACACGTTTTGATGTATGAAATCGAATGATCAAGTTTTATCACAGTGGATATTGTTGGACACGTCAGCTAAACATTGTGGGCTGGGCTAGCCCAGGCCTAAAGGGCAAAGGCAATCTGTTGTATGTATCTGGGCTTTTACCTGACTTGGAGTCCAACAATAATTGAGGTGATCGGTCTACAGGAGAAATCTTCCCATTCTGccatttgtaattttctttatcACTTGCACTCTCAATCTGAGTCTTGATGGAACCAGAGaatcataacaataaatattaaaattaattccAATAATGATACGAAtcacgcatgcatgcagcttgGAGTAGTGGATTTGATCTGAAAATCATGTTCAACCACCGGCCCtatcattttttccttctttgacaTGGTGATGGATTAACGAGTACTACTGTAACTCCTGGATAAG carries:
- the LOC108991278 gene encoding uncharacterized protein LOC108991278; its protein translation is MKIKKGKVYPSPSSSSSSSTSTAITCPFDGDFPAVLKLLPAAILALASVLSLEDREVLAYMITPSLKPTTLSPIVQDSKKKTSKKPPSRSYNTRNSNSSHRPPMFDCDCFDCYTSYWFRWDSSPNRELIHRAIEAFEDHLAQGEQSKKVNSRGKRREKPSSRRSPEKSADVSETLTPQEIEESCGFYVTSPEKEVDSVSWTDKVDEVVKGNGKDNNIEYEVAVEEVMEEKYEDEEATVAEPALRAAGNSNNHKGLARKVLPDVLCIFNSRLWSLWSPNA
- the LOC108985464 gene encoding uncharacterized protein LOC108985464: MSGVSLAVAPRTDPDVTSISAATKPPQKQPFPHNQKKQNQSLVGGILGSLRVIELQLVAFIIVFSVSGLVPLLDLVFPAFTSAYLLLLSRWVFPSRGSTSSGSPEIFMGSKLFRFYEVLGTTIGLFFPLAYVLGGFARGDDHAVRSVTPHLFLLSFQILTENIVCGLSLFSPPVRALVPFLYTARRIFVITDWVKDVWTNQTLPLNAQLKDIAWFWFGRSLAVANLVYFSTNLFGFLIPKFLPGAFEKYFRERDEVHAKTLEEKRSAAINKSQTTDKKDD